The segment GGCGTCGAGCACCCGGATCGCGTACGCCTCGTCGGCGAGTTCGGTGACCTCTTCGCGGGTGGCCCAGCGCAGCGCGCGGGTCTCGCTTCCGGTGGTGGGCGTGCCGCCCGGGGCCTCGCAGCGGAAGACCAGGGAGACGATCAGGCCCGTCATGTTCTTGTAGACGCCGGTCAGGGTCGCGGGGAGTGCGATCTTCAGGCCGGTTTCTTCGAGAACCTCGCGCTGGAGCGCGTCCGGGATGGTTTCCTCGCGTTCGAGGACCCCGCCCGGGGGCTCCCACTTGCCGTTGTCGCGCCGCTGGATGAGGAGGGCCCGGCCCTGTTCGTCCACGACGACCCCGGCGACGCTCACGGAGTGCGGACGGTCAGTGCTCACGTTCCTCGGCCCTCTCGGCTGGCTAGGCTCACCACCGTAGCAACAACACTCGCCCACTCGTCTAGATACCTAAAGGAGTACGCATGACCTCGCTTCCGACCGGCATCATCGGTGATCTCGATCCCACGAGCGATCGCGCGGTTTTCCGGCAGATCGCGGACCAGCTTCGCGATGCCATCGACCGCGGCCGGTTCCGGGAGGGGGAGAAGCTGCCTTCCGAAGCCGAACTGGTCGAGCACTACGGCGTTTCCCGGATGACCGTCCGCAACTCCTTCTCCGTCCTCCAGGGCGAGGGCCTGGTGCACGCGGAGCACGGCAAGGGCGTGTTCGTACGGCCCCGGCCGCCCGTGCGCCGACTCGCCTCCGACCGCTTCGCCCGCCGCCACCGCAACCAGGGCAAGTCCGCGTTCCTCGTCGAAGCCGACGCGGCCGGCGGGCACCCTCAGGTCGACAGCCTGGAGGTCAAGGAGGAGAAGGCCAGCCAGGACATCTCCACCCGGCTCGGTTCCGTACGCCGCGTCCTCGCCCGCCACCGCCGCTATCTCCTCGACGGCCGCCCGGTCGAGTTCGCGACCTCGTACCTCCCCCTCGACATCGCCCGCGGTACGCAGATCGCCGAGCCCAACCCCGGCCCCGGCGGCATCTACGCCCGCCTCGAAGAACTCGGCCACCGGCTCGACCGCTTCGAGGAGGAGATCCGCGCCCGGATGCCCTCGCCCACGGAGGTGAAGACCCTCCGGCTGGCGTCCGGCGTGCCCGTGTTCCATCTGATCCGGACCGCGTACGACACCGAGGGCCGGGCCGTCGAAGTCTGCGACACCGTCATGGCGGCGGACGCATACGTCCTCAACTACCAGCTTCCGGCGACCTGATGGCCTGACCAGCGGTGAACGGTGATGCGCGGGGCTCCCTCTCCGAACTCGTACATCCCCACAGGCATACTCGTATAGACGAGTGGGCAAGTTATGTGCCAAGGTGATCGTCCGCACCTCCGAACTCGCAGGCGCGGGACGGTTCTTGTCTAGACGAGTAGATGGGGAGATGGATTGATGCGCACCATCCGTGTGGAGACCTCGGCGGCGACGATCCTGCTGACCGAGGCTCCCGAGCCCAAGGTTCGCGACCGGAAGACCGGCGAGATCGCCAAGGATGCTGTCAGCGGCGAGACGTTGATGACCCTGGGCGTCGTGTACATCGAGGACGGGGAGTCGTCGCTGGTCAAGGTCGTCGTGCCGGAGAGCGGGGTGGCGGAGGGGCTGGC is part of the Streptomyces qinzhouensis genome and harbors:
- a CDS encoding NUDIX hydrolase, which codes for MSVAGVVVDEQGRALLIQRRDNGKWEPPGGVLEREETIPDALQREVLEETGLKIALPATLTGVYKNMTGLIVSLVFRCEAPGGTPTTGSETRALRWATREEVTELADEAYAIRVLDALDAASPPAVRAHDGVKLV
- a CDS encoding GntR family transcriptional regulator — protein: MTSLPTGIIGDLDPTSDRAVFRQIADQLRDAIDRGRFREGEKLPSEAELVEHYGVSRMTVRNSFSVLQGEGLVHAEHGKGVFVRPRPPVRRLASDRFARRHRNQGKSAFLVEADAAGGHPQVDSLEVKEEKASQDISTRLGSVRRVLARHRRYLLDGRPVEFATSYLPLDIARGTQIAEPNPGPGGIYARLEELGHRLDRFEEEIRARMPSPTEVKTLRLASGVPVFHLIRTAYDTEGRAVEVCDTVMAADAYVLNYQLPAT